From the Hordeum vulgare subsp. vulgare chromosome 1H, MorexV3_pseudomolecules_assembly, whole genome shotgun sequence genome, the window ACCTGGTCGACGTTGTCTCTCGTGGCTCCATCTCGTTCAACCCaacgccgccccgccgccgctcccCAGTCCCACCACCTCCACAATCTGGATCCCGTGGAAGACAGGGGCAAACAGAGGCTCACTTGGTCAGATTTAACTCAAAATGGAGGGGAGCGGTGTCGAATGCACACCAAATGCGCAGCCGCAACCGTGAACGAAAGCTCTGCCACCGCCGCCGtcgacgatgacgagaacgaaGAAGAGAGCAGCAACAGGGAGAAGCGGGGTGCGGCACGCGTTCAGTCAGGCGGGGAATCGATGCGATGCCAAGTGAGACCCACCACCAGACGCACTGATTAGTTTGACCCCCTGTTTTTACCTTAACTGCAGTCCCGTTGACGACCGGACCCGTGTTTTAACCACCTGGTCGTATTGGAGCTATTATTGTCATGTAAGACGGCGCACACGAGTTATTTCTCCTTCCAATTCACATGAAATGTGTCGCACAGGAGCTATAGACCCGTTATATACTACCTTTAGGTCTTAGTAATATGCTAATTAAGATCTTACTCTTTGCTGGACGTAATTTCTTATCAACATCACATATTAGACCACTTGCAACTATTACAACATATTTTAAGCAATAAGTCCCGAATATTAGAAAACTAGCTAGCAATTTCGATGTTTGTCACCAAGATTGCGGCCCACTAAGTATTGTTAAATTCCTTTTATAGGGGTTATTAAATTTCCATTTAATTCCATATGTTGGTTTACTTCGAGGGCCTatgatatttttcttcttcttgggaacGAGAGGGGTGTGTGACCTTCCGATGCAAACCAACAACACCTCTTCCTCTTTCTTTGCCAGTGCCATGGCGCCTGTCATCGCTGTTGCTTCTGCTCTCTCTTCGTACCCTCTCAATAATTTTCCCCAACCCTAACCCCCATTGTCGTCCATAATACCAACATCCACTCCTACATCACCTTCAAACTAGACACAGCCGCCAATAACTACCTTAAATGGCGCAATTTCTTCCTGGTCGTCCCTGCCACCTGTGATGCCCTCGACCACATCGACGATATGTTTTCCGGGATGTTGGAAGTCTTTTAATATAAATATGGAGCTTTCTTGCAGAAAAGAAAGATAACTAGGTTTCTTTCAAACAAGGTGAGCTGATGACAAGCACGCATAATAAATATAACTGGAATGGAGTAATATCGAGTTGAGAGGTACATGTCCATCGTCGACATCGGCCTGTCGGGAATTTTATACAATGGAATTTTATACAATAGACACATCTGACTAGGGGCACAATTTACTTTCAAGATATTATCTATCTTCGAATCTTAGTAGTATATGCTAATTAAGATGTTATCCTTGGATTGACGCAATTCCTTATTAAGGTCGCTGCTTATTAGACACAATGCAAGTAGCAATTATAAAATTGTTCAAAGAATTATATTTTGGTGGCTGTCATGTACGGAGGTTAGCCCTAATAAGTATATTATAGAAACATCGCAATTACCACGTACAATCATTGAAGGCCTGAAATTGAGTTTCCACTCTGGAATTCTAGATCCTGTATTTGAAGAGAACCACCAAACTGAAGTCACCTTGTGTTGCCACCCctacttaccatgaataaataacTTATGCCGGCCAGATTTTGGCACACAACGACACCACTCATGTCATTAGCCATGATGTGTACATCTCCATGCGTCCGGACATGGCAATGTACACGACTATCGAGTGGTGAAAAGAAATGCATGTCACACCATCGAAGATGACACTTGTTGCTGATGGATCATGTGGACTATCCATTTTGGGTTATCGTCGGTGCCGACAAAACTCTATCGCGTTGTGTGGCCACAAATTCCTACGTGACATGTTCTGTCAAGGCCGCTACGGAAAAACCAGCAGGGCGGAAAGAAGAGGTTGGTGAGAAGCTTTTGGCCATGGTTTCCTATGTGGCATGCACGTCGTTTGCGTCTCCAACCTAAGAGGTAGACCTGATCAGATAATGAAACGTCATTTGATCAACTATGTATCTAGCTTACACGGTAGCGTGAATCCTTGGATTTGAACTTTATATTGTAGGAGTAATGAAAGTTTGCTCGTTTGTTTAGGTGCAAACCTAGGCTGCAGCTCTTCGGAAGATATAATTCTGAAAAAAGGATAGAGTCCAGGACTTGCAACAAGAGAACAATCACCTTCTATTTATTAGATGTAAAGATAAGAATGGGAAATGTCATTTTATTCTTTTCCAATGCTACGTTACCATGTAGGCAAAGTAATTCATACTGTATGACGAGGAAAGAATAGGTATAGTATATTTCCTCAAAAGGCACTTGACCTTTGTGATCTCTTAGGGTTGATACATGTACAAGGAATTGTTCAGCCATACTTGTGTAGTTGTATGTCTATCCTAAATCGAAATGCCAGCTAAAAGAAGAAACTAAATGGATATGGAATGGATAATctcaaagaaaaaggagaaaaaagaggatATGGTAGCTAGTCCTCGAGCACTACAAATAGTACCTTAGACTCACGTGTTTCTCACAGAGCTAACACAAAACAAAGGAAACAGTCAGTTTACGTACACACCTCCTAGCTTACCATCTTCTTATTTTGCCAGCCAAAACCCTAGCTAGCCATGGCCAGCCATAGCCTGCTTGTACTATCTATGATCTTGGTCCTGCATTCTATTATATCCATGGCATCTGCATCCCTTTCCTGTGTTCTTCAGTGTGAGTCCGAGGTAAACTTGCACTTGTACTTGCACCAAATCGCTTCCGGGCCGGGCACCAACCAGGTAGTAATTGTTACCTCCAGCAAAGCATCCGATTTTGGACTAACTTCCGTCACCGACTGGGCTGTAATTGATGGACCAAACCCTGCTACTGCCACCATTGTTGCCCGTACCAAAGGCATGCAAGTGCAGGCTGATGTAGCCGGTCCAGGCTGGTTCAACTACTTCAGCATGGTGTTTGAGAAAAACTCCAGGTCATTCTTGCATACTTCTGGACCAAGGTTTTAAATTGCCGGCTATTGAATTTAGCGCCTGGCATTTTCAATGAGCTATTTGGGGCTATAGCTGGGCAATTTAAggctatagcgggctatagcGGCAAGATTTTGAAGGAAAGCAAAATAGCTGGACACCGCATAAACAGCAATAGCGGCAGCTATAGCTGATAATAGCCGGCAATTTAGAACCATGTTCTGGACTAATACATGTTTTAGTTTATCATTTATATTTTGGACATGCTCAGTTACGTACAAAGGTCTTATAAACACAAGATTATTCAGTTTCATAtgatactacatgatattaacCTACAAAACTATATCAGGTACAATGGATCATCGTTCGAAGCCATGGGGATCAATTTTCAAACAGGCCAAGGTCAGATGGCCATTATGGGTGGGACTGGAGAGTTTGCTATGGCACGTGGGATCATCAAGTACAACGCACTCCCGAACCCCCCTACGTTCCAAACTATTAAAGAACTTAATATCCACGCATTCTATGTCAAACCTGCTGTAAGTACATACATCCAACCAGTTAATTTGGTTATTATGTAAATAAGCACGTAATTTCAAAGCCAGTTCACTGACAAAGCTAGGTTTTAGTCATCAGGATAAACATCATGATACCATGTGGACATATGGACGTAAATTTTCATCAGTTTCTTAATGACTACTCCGTCCGTCCTATAACGTAAGACATTTTTTGACACTGCATTAGCGATGTTGATTATACTTTTTATTTCACAGGATACTACATCTGGCGGGGCCATCCAGTAATAGGTTGAAAACCTACGTGGACTGTAGCTACCCATATACGGATAGCTGTGGAAGGAACTATACAAGCTTGTCAAGCAATCTGTGGATTTTTAGCCTGGGATATTCTATTTAATTATCTGAAAATCAACGTCTGTGTGTTTATTATTGTTATGATATATGTTTTGTTTTGTGCCAGAGATCATTTCTCATCAATGTGCATCAGAAAATAAAGTTTGGTTTGTGTAGTCAGTGTGAATGTCAAGAATCGTACTCCCATCCCACGGATCATTGCTTATTGCACACTTGAGATGAGCTACATTGATGACCTATATATAGCATGTCTGAAATTGGTGCAATAATTGGTTAAACACAAGAGAATGAATGGACGACATGTACATTGATGACCTATAGTAGCACCTAAGCTTTGCTATCACAAAATGTTCTCTCACATGCCACGATGTGATAACCCCGCATGGAATAGTTGACTGACACGTGTTGGATATTCCAGCAAAAGATTCATTCTTACATGTAACTGAAGGAAAACCAGCAATATATTACGAAAAAGGTAGAACCATTTGTCAGTGATATATAAATCCATTGGACGTTGCAACCTCCTTAGATAATTAATTTCATTGAAACCAACTTTAGTATTCCTTGGGTCACTATTTTCTGCCCGAAGAAGTTTGCCAACGGAACAACTATTATTACAATCGTAGAGAGCTTGACACATCTAGCATGGAGCAACTACAC encodes:
- the LOC123453142 gene encoding dirigent protein 4-like; the encoded protein is MASHSLLVLSMILVLHSIISMASASLSCVLQCESEVNLHLYLHQIASGPGTNQVVIVTSSKASDFGLTSVTDWAVIDGPNPATATIVARTKGMQVQADVAGPGWFNYFSMVFEKNSRYNGSSFEAMGINFQTGQGQMAIMGGTGEFAMARGIIKYNALPNPPTFQTIKELNIHAFYVKPADTTSGGAIQ